From Salinibacterium sp. ZJ450, one genomic window encodes:
- a CDS encoding zinc-ribbon domain-containing protein, which yields MTCTHCGTELPRGAMFCGECGRAVAPPNRIVPPASVVPQPDGNQAPELHCEQCGAAMAAADIFCGECGFVARSVTDNFTTGPRTPAVPIQPPPVLFVEPPAPPPLRAPQAPRSWHEPAATPAATPAATPAATPAAQPTPELIDSDSIPWFTDSRPKQPPVAPQPLVVPPVAAPEVLVAPPAAVAPPASVAAPAPVAPPAPATPVNPVHQAMHSDTARIDPVELASLPRPDDLAQPPTEPLTPVLSPRVAAVEDIEATRIVRRTHGGDPFVLQFSTGENLTVTGSGLLGRNPQTQPGEYFDHIVPIFDPGKSVSKTHLEFGQESGVFWVTDRFSGNGSVVREPGTAPRRCEPGKRYRVTRGTRVDIGEQFLIIS from the coding sequence GTGACATGCACACACTGCGGGACTGAGCTGCCGCGCGGCGCGATGTTCTGCGGGGAATGCGGTCGCGCTGTCGCGCCGCCGAATCGGATCGTGCCACCGGCATCCGTCGTACCGCAGCCGGACGGCAATCAGGCGCCCGAGTTGCACTGCGAGCAGTGCGGCGCCGCGATGGCCGCCGCCGACATCTTCTGCGGCGAGTGCGGTTTCGTCGCCCGTTCGGTGACCGACAACTTCACGACCGGACCGCGCACCCCGGCCGTCCCGATCCAGCCACCACCCGTCCTCTTCGTGGAGCCGCCAGCACCTCCGCCACTCCGCGCTCCGCAGGCGCCTCGCAGCTGGCACGAGCCTGCGGCCACGCCTGCGGCCACGCCTGCGGCCACGCCTGCGGCCACGCCTGCGGCCCAGCCGACGCCGGAGCTGATCGACTCGGATTCGATACCGTGGTTCACCGATTCCCGGCCGAAGCAGCCACCGGTCGCGCCACAGCCGCTGGTCGTGCCGCCGGTCGCCGCGCCAGAGGTGCTCGTTGCACCACCGGCAGCGGTCGCACCGCCGGCATCGGTTGCAGCACCGGCTCCTGTTGCGCCACCGGCTCCAGCCACACCGGTCAACCCTGTGCACCAGGCGATGCACTCCGACACGGCGCGGATCGACCCGGTGGAACTGGCGAGCCTTCCGCGCCCGGACGACCTGGCGCAGCCGCCCACCGAGCCCCTCACCCCGGTGCTGTCGCCGCGCGTGGCCGCAGTGGAGGACATCGAAGCCACCCGGATCGTGCGCCGCACTCACGGCGGCGACCCGTTCGTGCTGCAGTTCAGCACCGGCGAGAACCTGACGGTGACCGGATCGGGACTGCTCGGCCGCAACCCGCAGACTCAACCCGGCGAGTACTTCGATCACATCGTTCCGATCTTCGATCCCGGCAAGTCGGTGTCGAAGACCCACCTCGAGTTCGGGCAGGAATCGGGCGTGTTCTGGGTTACCGACCGGTTCTCCGGCAACGGCTCGGTCGTGCGCGAACCCGGCACCGCACCGCGCCGCTGCGAGCCCGGCAAGCGGTACCGGGTGACCCGCGGCACTCGAGTCGACATCGGCGAGCAGTTCCTGATCATCAGCTGA
- a CDS encoding FtsK/SpoIIIE domain-containing protein yields MSARAFDPPPSVSLPSPPAPVPTRPFPVLATVAPVLVSLGIWAVTETPFVLLFAMLGPVVAVASLGDGAVQSRRHRRTERRRFDDDCHRTADAIGVEHDRERAALQRRHLGLAGALACPARDPTRWVAVPGDAVAVVLGLGVQPSALRVDRAPTVSDETVARALRLLQEQALRLDDAPVVVDARAGIGVVGPPGIAHPIARSLAVQLAHALPPAAVHWRYDPAVWRWASRLPHSTAPDGAAGELRAVRRGSGESILAVSVAVSADLVPGDCAVVLRVGAGALGVLGESPDDAAPGPIRVRGVTAWEAEAWAERLARLAGAGAAPGTIDGQRASLPAMVELAPLLADAVGAAGASPVTAGPQSVSPASLSLATLACPIGRDADGIVWVDLVADGPHALVAGMTGSGKSELLTSWILSMATGRTPETVTFLLIDFKGGATFRPLAALPHCVGVITDLDGGEAARALDSLRAELRHRERELARLGRRSIDDAGRRPAFPRLVIVVDEYAAMIAEFPELATVFGDIAARGRSLGVHLVLCTQRPGGVVRDGVLANAAVRISLRVNNRADSIAVVDVPDAAELPTHPAGRAVFSAGGPPRLVQLAKAATSDLERAIADTPSGRAPRRPWCDPLPALIPLADLQHAGPGIPFGLTDLPHEQRQQAAVYHPQEHGHLMVIGGRRSGKSTLLSVLAADPSAVRVGAGVEAVWDAVEAVLRREVVGPRLLLLDDLDSVCAKLDDDYRHRFIEMLTHVARDTAGVQLVITAQRATPALQVLLPLFEARVTLRLPDRHEHLLAGGDAASFLPNLPPGGGHWRGDRVQVAHLPQRLSEHQPLVVQGVRGVAGVQVVPVVAGVPVVPGDPAAGRPAFEPRRDRDYVVAADRPAECAAALGGSDHTVIELGAGSGDPRQLSVAVGERHRILVADPDAWQSWWGALGALRAGADLIVDGCTAADYRQLTRDRALPPPFEAGTRTTWLVEAGAPPCRIRLRGPADVSSS; encoded by the coding sequence ATGTCAGCTCGCGCGTTTGACCCGCCGCCGAGCGTCAGCCTGCCCAGCCCGCCGGCACCGGTGCCGACCCGGCCGTTCCCTGTGCTCGCCACCGTGGCGCCGGTGCTGGTGTCGCTCGGAATCTGGGCGGTGACCGAGACCCCGTTCGTGCTGCTGTTCGCCATGCTCGGGCCGGTGGTCGCCGTGGCGAGCCTGGGCGACGGGGCGGTGCAGTCGCGGCGACATCGGCGGACGGAGCGGCGCCGCTTCGACGACGACTGCCATCGCACCGCCGATGCGATCGGCGTCGAACATGACCGGGAACGGGCGGCTCTGCAGCGCCGTCACCTTGGGCTCGCCGGGGCGTTGGCCTGCCCCGCTCGTGACCCCACCCGCTGGGTCGCCGTACCCGGTGATGCCGTCGCGGTGGTGCTGGGTTTGGGCGTGCAGCCCAGCGCGCTGCGGGTCGACCGGGCGCCCACCGTCAGTGACGAGACAGTGGCGCGCGCCCTCCGGCTGCTGCAGGAGCAGGCCCTCCGGCTCGATGATGCACCGGTTGTCGTCGACGCGCGGGCAGGTATCGGCGTCGTCGGTCCGCCCGGCATCGCGCACCCGATCGCCCGGTCACTCGCGGTGCAGCTCGCCCATGCGCTGCCGCCCGCTGCGGTGCACTGGCGCTACGACCCGGCCGTGTGGCGCTGGGCAAGCCGGCTGCCGCACTCCACCGCGCCGGACGGTGCCGCCGGAGAGTTGCGGGCGGTGCGCCGCGGATCTGGCGAGTCGATCCTCGCAGTCAGCGTCGCGGTATCCGCCGACCTGGTGCCGGGCGACTGCGCGGTGGTGCTGCGTGTCGGGGCCGGCGCGCTCGGCGTGCTCGGCGAATCTCCGGATGACGCAGCGCCCGGCCCGATCCGGGTGCGAGGTGTCACCGCGTGGGAGGCGGAAGCCTGGGCCGAGCGGTTGGCCAGGTTGGCTGGCGCAGGTGCCGCTCCTGGCACCATCGACGGGCAGCGCGCCAGCCTGCCGGCGATGGTTGAGCTGGCGCCGCTACTGGCTGACGCGGTCGGCGCGGCCGGTGCCTCCCCGGTGACCGCGGGCCCGCAGAGCGTGTCCCCGGCGAGCTTGTCGCTCGCCACACTCGCCTGCCCGATCGGCCGGGACGCCGACGGCATCGTCTGGGTCGATTTGGTCGCTGATGGGCCGCACGCCCTGGTCGCGGGCATGACCGGCAGCGGCAAGAGCGAGCTGCTGACCAGCTGGATCCTGTCGATGGCGACGGGACGGACTCCCGAGACGGTGACGTTCCTGCTGATCGATTTCAAGGGTGGCGCCACGTTCCGCCCGCTGGCTGCCCTGCCGCACTGCGTCGGCGTGATCACCGACCTCGACGGCGGCGAGGCGGCCCGGGCGCTCGACAGCCTGCGCGCGGAACTGCGGCACCGGGAGCGCGAACTGGCCAGGCTCGGGCGGCGCTCGATCGACGACGCCGGGCGGCGCCCGGCGTTCCCCCGCCTGGTCATCGTGGTCGACGAGTACGCCGCCATGATCGCCGAATTCCCGGAGCTCGCCACCGTATTCGGCGACATTGCCGCCCGCGGTCGTTCGCTCGGCGTGCACCTTGTGCTGTGCACGCAACGGCCGGGCGGCGTCGTCCGCGACGGGGTGCTGGCCAACGCCGCGGTGCGCATCTCGTTGCGGGTCAACAACCGGGCGGACAGCATCGCGGTGGTCGATGTACCGGATGCCGCGGAACTTCCGACGCATCCGGCGGGACGAGCGGTGTTCAGCGCCGGGGGACCTCCCCGGCTTGTGCAGTTGGCGAAGGCCGCGACATCCGATCTCGAGCGGGCGATCGCCGACACTCCGTCGGGACGGGCGCCGCGTCGGCCGTGGTGCGACCCGCTGCCGGCGCTCATCCCGCTCGCCGACCTGCAGCACGCGGGACCCGGCATCCCGTTCGGGCTGACCGACCTTCCACACGAACAACGGCAGCAGGCAGCCGTCTACCACCCGCAGGAGCACGGACACCTGATGGTGATCGGTGGACGCCGCTCCGGAAAGTCGACGTTGCTCTCGGTGCTGGCCGCGGATCCGTCCGCGGTGCGGGTGGGCGCCGGAGTCGAAGCGGTCTGGGATGCCGTCGAGGCGGTGCTCCGGCGTGAGGTCGTGGGTCCGCGCCTGCTGCTGCTCGACGACCTCGACAGTGTCTGCGCCAAGCTTGACGACGACTACCGGCACCGGTTCATCGAGATGCTCACCCACGTCGCCCGCGACACCGCGGGCGTGCAGCTGGTGATCACCGCGCAGCGGGCGACCCCGGCACTGCAGGTGCTGCTGCCGTTGTTCGAGGCGCGTGTCACCCTGCGGCTGCCCGACCGCCACGAGCACCTGCTGGCCGGAGGCGACGCGGCATCCTTCCTGCCGAACCTGCCCCCGGGCGGCGGCCACTGGCGCGGTGACCGGGTGCAGGTGGCGCACCTGCCGCAGCGGCTGTCGGAGCACCAGCCGCTGGTGGTGCAAGGCGTGCGGGGCGTGGCGGGAGTGCAGGTGGTGCCGGTGGTGGCGGGCGTGCCGGTGGTGCCGGGCGACCCGGCCGCCGGGCGTCCCGCGTTCGAGCCGCGGCGTGACCGCGACTACGTCGTGGCCGCCGACCGCCCGGCGGAATGCGCCGCCGCCCTTGGTGGCAGTGATCACACGGTGATCGAGCTCGGAGCGGGCTCCGGCGACCCGCGGCAGCTGAGCGTGGCGGTGGGGGAGCGTCACCGCATTCTGGTGGCAGACCCGGACGCCTGGCAATCCTGGTGGGGCGCCCTCGGCGCACTCCGCGCAGGCGCCGACTTGATCGTCGACGGGTGCACCGCGGCGGACTATCGTCAACTCACGCGCGACCGGGCACTCCCGCCGCCGTTCGAGGCCGGCACCCGCACCACCTGGCTGGTAGAGGCAGGCGCGCCGCCCTGTCGGATCCGCCTGCGCGGACCAGCGGACGTCAGCTCAAGCTAG
- the ald gene encoding alanine dehydrogenase encodes MRVAVPSEIKNNEFRVAITPAGVHDLVAHGHEVFVQAGAGAGSSINDDDYRHSGATITPDAASSWQIAELLLKVKEPIESEYRYFRDDLVLFAYLHLAAEPRLTDALIESRMTAIAYETVQLPSRALPLLAPMSEVAGRLSVIVGANAMLKPNGGPGLLLPGVPGTYPSRVVVLGGGVAGTNATALAVGLGADVTVLDTNLQRLRELDAQYAGRIRTVASNGYEIERAVLAADLVIGSVLVPGAKAPKLVTNDMVSRMKPGSVLVDIAVDQGGCFEDSHPTTHADPTFTVHNSLFYCVANMPGAVPHTSTFALTNATMPYVRAVASNGWRQAMAADESLAHGLNIHGGHVVNEPVASALGLTHFALDDVLV; translated from the coding sequence ATCACCCCCGCGGGCGTGCACGACCTGGTCGCGCACGGGCACGAGGTGTTCGTGCAGGCTGGCGCGGGTGCCGGTTCATCGATCAACGATGATGACTACCGCCACTCTGGAGCGACGATCACTCCGGATGCCGCCAGCTCCTGGCAGATCGCCGAACTGCTGCTGAAGGTGAAGGAACCGATCGAGAGCGAATACCGCTACTTCCGCGATGATCTGGTGTTGTTCGCGTACCTGCACCTGGCCGCGGAACCCCGGCTCACCGACGCTCTGATCGAGAGCCGGATGACGGCGATCGCCTACGAGACCGTGCAGCTGCCGTCGCGGGCGCTGCCGTTGCTGGCTCCGATGAGCGAGGTCGCCGGGCGGCTCTCGGTGATCGTCGGCGCGAACGCCATGCTGAAGCCGAACGGCGGGCCGGGGCTACTACTGCCCGGTGTGCCCGGCACCTACCCGTCCCGGGTGGTGGTGCTCGGCGGCGGCGTCGCCGGAACCAACGCGACCGCGCTGGCGGTGGGCCTCGGCGCCGACGTGACCGTGCTCGACACCAATCTTCAGCGGCTGCGCGAACTCGACGCCCAGTACGCCGGCCGCATCCGCACCGTCGCCTCGAACGGCTATGAGATCGAGCGCGCCGTGCTGGCCGCCGATCTGGTGATCGGGTCGGTGCTGGTGCCGGGCGCGAAGGCACCGAAGCTGGTGACGAACGACATGGTGTCCCGCATGAAGCCGGGCAGCGTGCTGGTCGACATCGCGGTGGACCAGGGCGGTTGCTTCGAGGACTCGCATCCCACCACGCACGCGGATCCCACCTTCACGGTGCACAACTCGCTGTTCTACTGTGTCGCGAATATGCCGGGCGCCGTTCCGCACACCTCGACGTTCGCGCTCACCAACGCGACGATGCCCTACGTGCGCGCCGTGGCCAGCAACGGGTGGCGACAGGCCATGGCCGCCGACGAGTCACTGGCCCACGGGCTCAACATCCACGGCGGTCACGTGGTGAACGAGCCGGTGGCCAGCGCGCTCGGGTTGACCCACTTCGCGCTCGACGACGTGCTGGTCTAG